The Chitinophaga flava genome has a segment encoding these proteins:
- a CDS encoding cysteine-rich CWC family protein, whose protein sequence is MQKHETISCPRCQRPFECRVNNIRNCQCSGVLLTTEERFQIGEQYQGCLCADCLHEMKTALQQPALQHTKTMAYEEQIERSVTRIFKAVFPNTVNHYDTLFGGTAMHLMDEVAFITATRFTKMRTVTVSSDRIDFKKPIPHGTIIELVGTVVHVGNTSLKVQVDVFVEQMYLDHREKAISGTFTFVAIDENKKPIPIRIPA, encoded by the coding sequence ATGCAAAAACATGAAACCATCTCCTGCCCCCGCTGTCAACGGCCTTTTGAATGCCGGGTCAACAATATCCGCAACTGCCAGTGCAGCGGGGTGCTACTCACCACGGAAGAAAGGTTTCAGATAGGCGAACAATATCAGGGCTGCCTCTGTGCAGATTGTTTACACGAAATGAAGACGGCGCTGCAACAGCCCGCGCTTCAACATACAAAAACCATGGCATACGAAGAACAGATAGAACGATCCGTTACCAGGATCTTTAAAGCAGTATTTCCCAATACAGTAAACCATTACGATACGCTCTTTGGTGGCACCGCCATGCATCTCATGGATGAAGTGGCCTTTATCACCGCCACCCGTTTTACGAAAATGCGTACTGTTACTGTATCATCAGACAGAATCGACTTTAAAAAACCTATCCCCCATGGTACTATCATCGAACTGGTAGGAACCGTAGTACATGTGGGTAACACAAGCCTGAAAGTGCAGGTAGACGTGTTTGTAGAACAGATGTACCTCGATCACCGGGAGAAAGCGATCAGCGGGACCTTTACATTTGTGGCAATAGATGAAAACAAAAAACCGATACCTATCAGGATACCGGCTTAA
- the metE gene encoding 5-methyltetrahydropteroyltriglutamate--homocysteine S-methyltransferase — translation MITNIPGYLRIGSQRELKKACENYWAGKISLEKLELTARQLRKQHWETLHQAGIDLIPSNDFSFYDQMLDMSMALGVIPARFQELQRSFANPHCLELYFAMARGYQKNGFDLTALEMTKWFDTNYHYLVPEFDESQTYGLQCRKSVHEFKEALQLGIRTKPVLIGPVTYILCGKIKSAGITRQALLSRLLPAYIELLTALREAGAEWIQLDEPSLVTDLEPADTALFQQAYTAIRQALPHQQLLLTTYFGGLENNTQLALQLPVDALHIDLVRAPEQLDDVLAALPENMQLSLGVVDGRNIWKNDYTVSTALIRRATAAIGEQRVMLGTSCSLLHVPYNLDDETALDPAIKQWMAYAQQKVEEVAALKQILAGDETLLTINRQVMDSRRTAPGIHVPAVKARLAAITEADFSRPLAFAARQALQQEKLQLPLLPTTTIGSFPQTVEIRQLRSNLKKGHITQEQYDHDISTAIREAITWQEALGLDVLVHGEFERNDMVEYFGEQLEGFVFTQNGWVQSYGTRCVKPPVIYGDVWRPYPMTVDWSRYAQSLTDKPVKGMLTGPVTILQWSFVRNDQPRMDTAFQIALAIGDEVKDLEEAGIAIIQVDEPALREGLPLRKKQQGIYLEQAVNAFRLSVSQVQDSTQIHTHMCYAEFNDIIAHIAAMDADVITMETSRSQMELLEAFAQFRYPNETGPGVYDIHSPRVPSVTEMSKLLHKAAALLPVRNLWVNPDCGLKTRKWPETEMALRNMVQAAREVRKELA, via the coding sequence ATGATTACCAATATTCCAGGCTACCTGCGAATAGGCAGCCAGCGAGAATTGAAGAAAGCCTGTGAAAACTACTGGGCTGGGAAAATATCCCTGGAGAAACTGGAGCTAACGGCCAGGCAACTACGAAAACAACACTGGGAAACCCTCCATCAGGCGGGCATAGACCTGATCCCTTCCAACGACTTTTCTTTTTATGATCAGATGCTCGACATGAGCATGGCTCTTGGAGTGATTCCTGCACGTTTTCAGGAACTGCAACGTTCTTTTGCCAATCCGCATTGCCTGGAGCTGTATTTCGCCATGGCCAGAGGTTATCAGAAGAATGGATTTGATCTGACAGCACTGGAGATGACCAAATGGTTTGACACCAACTATCATTACCTGGTACCTGAATTTGATGAAAGCCAGACCTATGGCCTGCAGTGCCGCAAGAGCGTTCATGAATTTAAGGAAGCCCTTCAGCTGGGCATCCGCACCAAACCCGTGCTGATAGGCCCTGTTACCTATATCCTCTGCGGCAAAATAAAATCTGCAGGCATTACTCGTCAGGCACTGCTTTCCCGCCTGCTGCCGGCCTATATCGAACTACTGACAGCGCTCCGCGAAGCTGGCGCCGAATGGATACAGCTGGATGAACCCTCTCTGGTAACTGACCTGGAACCCGCTGACACAGCACTTTTCCAACAGGCTTACACAGCCATCCGCCAGGCACTCCCCCATCAGCAACTGCTACTCACCACCTATTTCGGCGGACTGGAAAACAATACCCAGTTGGCATTACAGCTGCCTGTTGACGCCCTGCACATCGACCTGGTACGTGCTCCGGAGCAACTCGATGACGTGCTGGCCGCATTACCGGAAAACATGCAGTTATCACTGGGAGTAGTAGATGGCCGCAACATCTGGAAAAATGATTATACCGTATCCACAGCGCTGATCCGGCGCGCAACAGCCGCCATCGGCGAACAGCGTGTTATGCTGGGCACTTCCTGCTCACTGTTACACGTCCCCTACAATCTCGATGATGAAACCGCTCTGGACCCGGCGATCAAACAATGGATGGCTTATGCACAACAGAAAGTGGAAGAAGTTGCCGCATTAAAACAAATCCTCGCCGGTGATGAAACGCTGCTGACCATTAACCGGCAGGTGATGGATAGTCGCCGTACAGCGCCAGGCATCCATGTACCGGCTGTAAAAGCAAGACTGGCCGCCATTACAGAAGCAGACTTCTCACGACCGCTTGCCTTTGCCGCCCGCCAGGCCCTTCAACAGGAAAAGCTGCAGTTGCCACTGTTGCCTACCACCACCATCGGCTCTTTCCCGCAAACCGTGGAAATACGGCAGCTGCGCTCCAATCTCAAAAAAGGACATATCACCCAGGAACAATACGACCACGACATCAGCACTGCCATCCGGGAAGCCATCACCTGGCAGGAAGCCCTGGGACTGGATGTACTGGTACATGGAGAGTTTGAGCGCAATGATATGGTGGAATATTTCGGCGAACAGCTGGAAGGATTTGTATTCACACAAAACGGATGGGTACAGAGTTACGGTACCCGCTGCGTAAAGCCACCAGTGATCTATGGCGATGTATGGCGTCCGTACCCTATGACCGTTGACTGGAGCCGTTATGCACAGTCCCTTACCGACAAACCAGTCAAAGGCATGCTCACCGGCCCTGTCACCATCCTGCAATGGTCTTTTGTCAGAAATGACCAACCCCGCATGGACACTGCTTTTCAGATAGCGCTGGCCATCGGTGACGAAGTAAAAGACCTCGAAGAAGCAGGCATCGCCATCATCCAGGTAGACGAGCCTGCACTACGGGAAGGGCTGCCACTGCGCAAAAAACAACAGGGCATTTATCTGGAACAGGCAGTCAATGCCTTCAGACTGTCTGTCAGCCAGGTGCAGGACAGCACACAGATACATACCCACATGTGTTATGCAGAATTCAATGATATCATCGCACACATCGCAGCAATGGATGCCGATGTGATCACCATGGAAACTTCGCGTTCCCAGATGGAGCTGCTGGAGGCATTTGCACAGTTCCGTTATCCGAATGAAACCGGCCCCGGCGTGTATGATATCCACTCTCCCCGTGTGCCCAGCGTGACAGAGATGAGCAAATTATTGCATAAAGCAGCTGCACTATTACCCGTCCGCAACTTGTGGGTAAACCCTGACTGCGGGCTGAAAACCCGCAAATGGCCGGAAACAGAAATGGCCCTGCGCAACATGGTGCAGGCTGCCCGCGAGGTGAGGAAGGAGCTCGCGTGA
- the pepT gene encoding peptidase T, with product MFTNYQYTVDTRFIRYAQIDTQSDPQSTSFPTTEKQKDLSRLLVKELHEMGITDAEMDEHGYVYATIPANTDKQVPVICFCSHVDTSSDSSGTGVKPIVHRNYDGGDIVLPDDQTVVISSREHPYLASKKGDDIITASGTTLLGADDKAGVAEIMDAASYLMTHPEVKHGAIRILFTPDEEVGRGVEKVDMKKLAAQFGYTMDGGELGSLEDENFSADGAKITVYGVSAHPGAAKGKLISAIKIAGEIVDALPKDGLSPETTEDRDGFIHPVRISGTVEKTEIDFIIRDFDTSSLEAHESFLRRVMDKVLDHHPGARATLKVTEQYRNMKEVLDQYPQVTANAAEAIRRAGVQPLKMSIRGGTDGSRLSFMGLPCPNIFTGEMALHSKHEYVSIQDMQKAVQTIVYLAQVWEEKA from the coding sequence ATGTTTACAAATTATCAATACACCGTTGACACGCGTTTTATTCGTTACGCGCAGATAGATACACAATCAGATCCTCAGAGTACCAGCTTTCCGACCACAGAAAAACAGAAAGACCTGTCCCGGTTGCTGGTAAAGGAATTACACGAGATGGGCATCACAGATGCTGAGATGGATGAACATGGTTATGTATATGCTACCATCCCTGCCAATACAGATAAACAGGTACCTGTAATCTGTTTCTGCTCTCATGTGGACACTTCTTCAGACAGTAGTGGCACTGGTGTAAAACCTATTGTTCACCGTAATTATGATGGTGGAGATATTGTATTGCCTGACGATCAAACGGTGGTGATCAGCTCCCGTGAGCATCCTTATCTGGCCAGCAAAAAAGGAGATGATATCATTACTGCCAGCGGTACTACACTGCTGGGTGCAGACGATAAAGCCGGCGTGGCAGAGATCATGGATGCGGCCAGCTACCTCATGACTCATCCGGAAGTAAAACATGGTGCTATCCGCATTCTGTTTACCCCTGATGAAGAAGTAGGCCGTGGTGTGGAAAAGGTAGACATGAAAAAGCTGGCTGCACAATTCGGCTATACTATGGATGGTGGTGAACTGGGCTCTCTGGAAGATGAGAACTTCTCTGCAGATGGCGCCAAGATCACTGTTTATGGTGTGAGTGCCCACCCTGGTGCTGCCAAAGGAAAGCTGATCAGCGCAATTAAAATTGCTGGTGAAATCGTAGATGCTTTACCGAAAGACGGCCTCTCTCCGGAAACAACCGAAGACAGGGACGGATTTATACATCCCGTTCGTATAAGCGGTACCGTGGAGAAAACGGAAATAGACTTTATCATCCGTGATTTTGATACGTCCAGCCTCGAAGCGCACGAAAGCTTCCTGCGCCGGGTAATGGACAAGGTGCTGGACCATCATCCCGGTGCCCGTGCCACTTTAAAGGTAACAGAACAATACCGCAATATGAAAGAGGTGCTGGACCAGTATCCTCAGGTAACGGCCAATGCAGCGGAAGCTATCCGCAGGGCCGGTGTACAGCCGCTGAAAATGAGTATCCGTGGCGGTACCGATGGTTCCCGTTTATCATTTATGGGTTTACCCTGCCCCAATATTTTTACCGGTGAAATGGCCCTCCACAGCAAACATGAGTATGTAAGTATACAGGATATGCAAAAAGCTGTTCAAACAATTGTATATCTGGCACAGGTTTGGGAGGAAAAGGCCTGA
- a CDS encoding MotA/TolQ/ExbB proton channel family protein produces MLLGLITLLQDPLLTPKADTVAQGISVAAAPQQQIHLIDMLMKGGVLMIPLGILSVVAVFVFVERCLTIAKAGRLEDNFMPMIRDQITTGNIQGARSLAKNTQGPIARMIDKGIQRLGKPIDSIEKSMENVGKLEIYRMEKNLVILSIIAGIAPMFGFLGTIAGMIQTFFNISITSDITLGTIAGGIYVKMITSATGLIIGIVAFIGYSFLNAQIDKVVNKMEGAAAEFTDILQEPTR; encoded by the coding sequence ATGCTACTAGGGCTCATTACACTCTTACAGGATCCATTATTAACACCGAAGGCCGACACGGTGGCGCAGGGCATTAGTGTTGCTGCCGCGCCACAGCAACAGATACACCTGATTGATATGCTCATGAAAGGGGGCGTGTTGATGATTCCGCTCGGTATCCTCTCTGTGGTTGCTGTATTTGTTTTTGTGGAACGGTGTCTCACAATTGCCAAAGCAGGCCGTCTGGAAGATAATTTTATGCCGATGATCCGTGATCAGATCACCACCGGTAATATCCAGGGTGCACGTTCACTGGCTAAAAACACACAGGGTCCTATTGCCCGTATGATCGATAAAGGCATCCAGCGTCTCGGTAAACCGATCGATTCCATCGAAAAATCTATGGAGAACGTTGGAAAACTGGAGATCTACCGGATGGAGAAAAATCTTGTTATCTTATCTATCATAGCCGGTATCGCGCCTATGTTCGGGTTTCTGGGTACTATCGCCGGGATGATCCAGACCTTCTTCAATATCTCCATTACTTCCGATATTACCCTGGGCACTATTGCTGGCGGTATCTATGTAAAGATGATCACTTCCGCTACTGGTCTGATCATTGGTATCGTGGCCTTCATTGGCTACAGCTTCCTGAATGCCCAGATAGATAAGGTTGTTAACAAGATGGAAGGTGCTGCTGCAGAATTTACCGATATCCTGCAGGAACCAACCCGATAA
- a CDS encoding ExbD/TolR family protein — MNLRRRNKKHVEMHNSALNDILFILLLFFLIVSTLANPNVIKLMLPKAQSNTKAKQTVVVSINEKHEFFVGTTKVPFEGLKQALAPAIGNEKVDPTIVINAEKLVPIEEVVNVMEVAKQLGAKVVLATAKK; from the coding sequence ATGAATTTACGCAGGAGAAATAAGAAACATGTGGAAATGCACAACTCGGCATTGAACGATATCCTGTTCATTTTGCTGTTGTTCTTCCTCATTGTTTCCACACTGGCCAATCCCAACGTCATCAAACTGATGTTGCCGAAAGCTCAGAGTAATACCAAAGCCAAACAAACCGTGGTAGTCAGCATCAACGAAAAACATGAGTTTTTCGTGGGTACTACCAAAGTACCTTTTGAAGGCCTCAAACAGGCCCTGGCTCCGGCTATTGGCAATGAAAAAGTAGATCCTACCATTGTAATCAATGCTGAAAAGCTGGTGCCGATTGAAGAGGTGGTGAATGTGATGGAAGTTGCCAAACAACTGGGAGCGAAGGTAGTGCTGGCCACAGCAAAGAAATAA
- the prmC gene encoding peptide chain release factor N(5)-glutamine methyltransferase, whose amino-acid sequence MTIQTAFTYITGAIGDLYDEREAANIAHIVLEYITGMNKLDRLVHKTKLLTPDQNARLKTAIEALLRLEPVQYVTGTSWFYGMELLVNKSVLIPRPETEELVEWIVQELAGKPRPHLLDIGTGSGCIPLALKKSIPAAVVSGIDVSEDALTVARDNATKQRLDVSFWHMDTLNTRQTDTLPMFDVIVSNPPYITQSEKAEMQQQVWGFEPSLALFVPDNDALLFYRYIAQLAQHKLNAGGALYFEINESLGKEVVALLEEQGFTAVVLKQDMFGKDRMVKGTFTK is encoded by the coding sequence TTGACAATACAAACAGCCTTTACCTATATCACAGGTGCTATAGGTGACTTATATGACGAGCGCGAAGCGGCCAATATCGCCCATATCGTACTTGAATATATCACGGGCATGAATAAACTGGACCGCCTGGTCCATAAAACAAAACTGCTGACGCCTGATCAGAACGCCCGCCTGAAAACAGCCATAGAAGCGTTGTTACGCCTGGAACCGGTGCAGTATGTTACCGGCACCAGCTGGTTTTATGGTATGGAGCTGTTGGTCAATAAAAGTGTGCTCATCCCCCGGCCGGAAACGGAAGAACTGGTAGAATGGATTGTACAGGAACTTGCTGGCAAACCACGCCCTCATCTGCTCGATATCGGCACCGGCAGCGGATGTATCCCGCTGGCCCTGAAAAAATCTATTCCGGCAGCAGTGGTTTCCGGCATAGATGTCAGCGAAGATGCGCTGACAGTGGCACGCGACAATGCCACCAAACAACGCCTGGATGTCAGTTTCTGGCATATGGACACCTTAAACACCCGGCAAACCGACACCCTGCCTATGTTTGACGTGATCGTCAGCAATCCGCCTTATATCACACAAAGTGAAAAGGCCGAAATGCAACAACAGGTATGGGGCTTCGAACCTTCGCTCGCCCTGTTTGTGCCAGACAACGATGCGCTGCTGTTTTACCGGTATATCGCGCAGCTGGCACAACACAAACTAAACGCCGGAGGCGCCCTCTATTTTGAAATCAATGAATCATTGGGGAAAGAGGTAGTAGCCCTGCTGGAAGAGCAGGGATTTACAGCTGTGGTGCTCAAACAAGACATGTTTGGCAAAGACCGCATGGTGAAAGGAACATTCACGAAGTAA
- the ribD gene encoding bifunctional diaminohydroxyphosphoribosylaminopyrimidine deaminase/5-amino-6-(5-phosphoribosylamino)uracil reductase RibD has product MNSTDHEIFMRRCLELAAMGRGNAAPNPMVGAVLVHQGRIIGEGYHQQYGQAHAEVNCVNSVVEEDRPLISRATMYVSLEPCAHHGKTPPCADLIVSQQIPEVVIGCIDTFSAVAGKGIEKLKNAGIKVHTGVLEAACRAINSRFFTFHEQQRPYIILKWAQSGNGFMAGSDGTPVRISNAWSNRLVHRWRSEEMAILVGTRTAMLDNPRLNTRLWPGKDPIRLVIDRTLSVPRTHHLWDGSIPTIFLTAEESSPHGLTQTLQLDFQRELLPQLMESLYRQQIQSVLVEGGPYVLQRFLEAGLWDEARIITGTVTLPDGLSAPAISHAVPDNTVYLEGDRIDFYHRSGDK; this is encoded by the coding sequence ATGAATAGCACGGACCATGAAATTTTTATGCGGCGGTGCCTGGAGCTGGCGGCCATGGGCCGCGGTAATGCGGCACCCAATCCGATGGTAGGCGCGGTGCTGGTGCATCAGGGCCGTATTATCGGCGAAGGTTACCATCAGCAGTATGGTCAGGCTCATGCTGAAGTAAATTGTGTCAATAGTGTGGTGGAAGAAGACAGACCGCTGATATCAAGGGCTACCATGTATGTAAGTCTGGAACCTTGTGCCCATCACGGTAAAACACCTCCCTGTGCCGACCTGATCGTATCGCAACAGATTCCCGAAGTTGTGATCGGTTGTATAGACACCTTCTCGGCGGTAGCCGGAAAAGGGATCGAAAAGCTGAAAAATGCCGGTATCAAAGTGCATACCGGCGTGCTGGAAGCAGCCTGCAGAGCTATCAACAGCCGTTTCTTTACTTTTCATGAGCAACAACGTCCTTATATAATTCTTAAATGGGCTCAGAGCGGCAACGGCTTTATGGCCGGTAGCGACGGCACACCCGTACGGATCTCCAATGCCTGGAGTAACCGTCTGGTACACCGCTGGCGTAGTGAGGAAATGGCCATTCTGGTGGGTACCCGCACCGCTATGCTCGACAACCCCCGCCTCAATACCCGCCTGTGGCCGGGAAAAGATCCTATCCGCCTGGTGATAGACAGGACCCTGTCTGTTCCCCGTACCCATCATTTGTGGGATGGCAGTATCCCTACCATCTTCCTGACAGCGGAAGAAAGCAGTCCTCATGGCCTTACACAGACCCTGCAGCTTGATTTTCAGCGGGAACTGCTGCCGCAGCTGATGGAAAGCCTCTACAGGCAACAGATACAGAGCGTACTGGTAGAAGGAGGCCCTTATGTATTACAGCGTTTCCTGGAAGCCGGTCTGTGGGACGAAGCCCGTATTATAACGGGAACGGTTACACTACCTGATGGGCTGTCAGCACCAGCCATATCTCATGCGGTGCCGGACAATACAGTATACCTGGAAGGCGATCGCATCGATTTTTACCATCGTAGCGGAGATAAATAG
- a CDS encoding IMPACT family protein: protein MEVYFTIDKTAVAEFKDRGSKFLAYVFPVKTPEAVKECLLEVKKEHPKATHHCYAYRLGTDGLQFRANDDGEPSGSAGKPILGQIDSKQLTDVLIVVVRYFGGTLLGVPGLINAYKASASMVLQLVPAIQKNIESRYHLSFDYTIMNDVMIVVKQLSCTVLSQELQLFCAMDIGVPKSNEELCLLRLRDIHGLEIKPMK, encoded by the coding sequence ATGGAGGTTTATTTTACGATTGATAAAACAGCTGTCGCTGAGTTTAAAGACAGGGGCAGCAAGTTTCTGGCTTATGTATTTCCTGTCAAAACCCCGGAGGCGGTGAAGGAATGCCTGCTGGAAGTAAAAAAGGAGCATCCGAAAGCTACCCACCATTGTTATGCCTACCGGCTGGGAACAGACGGACTGCAGTTCAGGGCCAACGACGACGGAGAACCTTCCGGTTCTGCCGGCAAGCCTATCCTGGGGCAGATAGACAGTAAACAACTGACGGATGTACTGATAGTGGTGGTGCGTTATTTCGGGGGTACACTGCTGGGCGTACCGGGGCTGATCAATGCCTATAAGGCAAGTGCTTCCATGGTATTACAACTGGTGCCTGCCATCCAGAAAAACATAGAATCCAGGTACCATCTCAGTTTCGACTATACGATTATGAATGATGTCATGATCGTGGTAAAACAGCTCAGCTGTACAGTACTTTCCCAGGAGCTGCAGCTCTTCTGTGCTATGGACATAGGCGTGCCCAAATCGAATGAGGAGTTGTGCCTGCTGCGTCTCCGTGACATTCATGGGTTGGAGATAAAGCCGATGAAGTAG
- a CDS encoding 3-hydroxyacyl-CoA dehydrogenase family protein: MQKIAVIGAGTMGNGIAHVFAQNGFSVNLIDISETALQKALQTISKNIDRQIAKGTVSEADKTQTQANITTHTALADGVKEASLVVEAATENIALKLKIFQELDQHAHPDAILATNTSSISITKIAAATKRPAKVIGMHFMNPVPVMKLVEIINGYATDKNVTEQIVALSEKLGKVPCVVNDYPGFIANRILMPMINEAIYSLFEGVAGVAEIDTVMKLGMAHPMGPLQLADFIGLDVCLSILNVLHDGFGNPKYAPCPLLVNMVTAGYLGVKSGEGFYQYTPGSKELVVSPLHQNRG, encoded by the coding sequence ATGCAAAAAATAGCGGTAATAGGCGCAGGTACCATGGGTAACGGTATCGCACACGTATTTGCTCAGAATGGCTTCAGCGTAAACCTGATAGATATCTCAGAAACAGCCCTCCAGAAAGCATTACAGACCATCTCCAAAAACATCGACAGACAAATTGCCAAAGGCACTGTCTCCGAAGCAGATAAAACACAAACCCAGGCCAATATCACCACCCATACTGCCCTGGCAGATGGTGTGAAAGAAGCCTCCCTTGTAGTAGAAGCAGCCACTGAAAACATAGCCCTCAAACTGAAAATATTCCAGGAGCTGGACCAGCATGCGCATCCCGATGCCATCCTGGCCACCAACACCTCCTCCATCTCCATTACCAAAATTGCCGCCGCCACCAAACGGCCGGCCAAAGTGATCGGCATGCACTTCATGAATCCCGTGCCTGTCATGAAACTGGTAGAGATCATCAACGGTTATGCTACCGACAAAAATGTCACCGAACAAATCGTTGCCCTCTCCGAAAAACTGGGCAAAGTACCCTGCGTAGTGAACGACTACCCCGGCTTCATCGCCAATCGTATTCTCATGCCCATGATCAACGAAGCAATCTACTCCCTCTTTGAAGGCGTAGCTGGCGTAGCAGAAATCGATACCGTTATGAAACTCGGTATGGCACACCCTATGGGGCCTCTGCAACTCGCAGACTTCATCGGCCTCGACGTATGCCTTTCCATCCTCAACGTATTACACGACGGATTCGGTAATCCTAAATACGCTCCCTGTCCTCTTCTTGTCAATATGGTCACCGCCGGCTATCTCGGCGTGAAAAGCGGAGAAGGGTTCTATCAGTATACACCCGGAAGCAAGGAGTTAGTAGTGAGTCCTCTGCATCAGAACCGCGGATAA
- a CDS encoding carboxypeptidase-like regulatory domain-containing protein: MHHKRSYILSLILAFLLSPFLLKAQIADFRDSVIQISGVTMTADSLRAIPAVSIIVRGQGRGTISNTAGVFSIVVFKGDTLTFSAVGFKRKDYKIPTTLKGNNFSLIQLMVEDTTYLPVTIIKPYLSRQEFERAFASMDVPDDAYEIARKNTENARIRAMSRFTPVDGAEGVNHYLNKQAQSLYYAGQPPPQNIFNPLAWAQFIQAWKRGDFKRKDDY; the protein is encoded by the coding sequence ATGCATCACAAAAGATCCTACATACTGTCACTCATACTTGCGTTCCTGTTATCACCTTTCCTATTGAAGGCTCAGATTGCAGATTTCCGCGACAGCGTTATTCAGATTTCAGGTGTAACCATGACAGCTGACAGTCTCAGAGCCATCCCGGCAGTAAGTATTATTGTAAGAGGACAAGGCAGAGGTACTATTTCCAACACCGCCGGTGTTTTTTCGATCGTTGTATTCAAAGGTGATACCCTCACCTTCAGTGCGGTTGGCTTTAAACGCAAGGATTATAAGATTCCGACCACCCTTAAAGGTAACAATTTCTCGCTGATACAACTAATGGTGGAAGATACCACCTATCTCCCCGTCACTATTATCAAACCCTACCTTTCCCGGCAGGAGTTTGAAAGGGCTTTCGCCTCTATGGACGTCCCCGACGATGCCTACGAGATTGCCCGTAAAAACACGGAAAATGCCCGCATACGGGCCATGTCACGCTTCACCCCCGTTGATGGCGCAGAAGGCGTAAATCATTATCTCAATAAACAGGCGCAGTCGCTCTATTATGCAGGGCAACCACCGCCACAAAATATCTTCAACCCCCTCGCCTGGGCACAGTTCATCCAGGCCTGGAAAAGAGGCGATTTCAAACGAAAAGACGACTACTAG
- a CDS encoding Mrp/NBP35 family ATP-binding protein: MMTKEQILQALSNVEEPDLGKDLVTLNMVKDIEIDGNKVKFTVVLTTPACPLKDLIRNACVNAIHMMVSKDAVVEVVMTANVSSRRKDGGAVLSNVKNIIVVASGKGGVGKSTVAANLALALGRDGARVGLMDADIYGPSVPIMFGLRGERPLMVNVDGKGMIEPMERYGIKVMSIGLLIDERDAVVWRGPMASSALKQFVTDVHWGELDYLVIDMPPGTGDIHLTLVQTVPVTGAVIVTTPQDVALVDAKKGIAMFSGKQINVPILGLVENMAYFTPAELPENKYYIFGKEGGKKLAEDLEIPFLGQIPLVQSIREGGDTGVPAMASDDKITRKAFLDVAGAAARSIAMRNANIAPTKIVDIIA, encoded by the coding sequence ATGATGACGAAAGAGCAGATTTTACAGGCCCTGAGCAACGTCGAAGAGCCCGATCTGGGAAAGGATCTGGTGACGTTGAACATGGTAAAAGATATAGAGATAGACGGTAATAAAGTGAAGTTTACGGTGGTATTGACGACACCAGCCTGTCCTTTGAAAGATCTTATCAGAAATGCGTGTGTAAACGCTATTCACATGATGGTCAGCAAAGACGCGGTAGTGGAAGTGGTGATGACGGCTAACGTAAGCTCCAGACGTAAAGATGGCGGAGCTGTATTGTCGAATGTGAAGAACATCATCGTAGTGGCTTCCGGCAAGGGAGGTGTGGGTAAGTCTACCGTGGCTGCCAACCTGGCCCTGGCCCTTGGTCGTGATGGCGCCCGTGTAGGTCTGATGGATGCCGATATTTACGGCCCGTCTGTACCTATCATGTTTGGCCTTCGCGGAGAAAGACCACTGATGGTTAATGTAGATGGTAAAGGCATGATAGAGCCTATGGAGAGATACGGTATCAAAGTGATGTCTATCGGTTTGCTGATTGATGAAAGAGATGCTGTGGTTTGGCGCGGACCAATGGCCAGCAGTGCTTTGAAACAATTTGTTACAGATGTACATTGGGGTGAACTGGACTACCTGGTGATCGATATGCCTCCCGGAACCGGTGATATCCACCTGACACTGGTGCAGACCGTACCGGTTACCGGCGCTGTAATCGTGACCACTCCACAGGATGTGGCCCTGGTAGATGCCAAAAAAGGTATCGCTATGTTCAGCGGTAAACAGATCAATGTACCGATCCTCGGTCTGGTAGAAAATATGGCTTACTTCACGCCGGCAGAACTTCCGGAAAACAAATACTACATCTTCGGAAAAGAAGGTGGTAAAAAACTGGCTGAAGACCTGGAAATTCCGTTCCTGGGCCAGATTCCGCTGGTACAAAGCATCCGAGAAGGTGGCGATACCGGCGTACCGGCTATGGCCAGCGATGATAAAATCACCCGCAAAGCCTTCCTGGACGTGGCTGGTGCCGCCGCCAGAAGCATTGCTATGCGTAATGCCAATATAGCACCTACTAAAATCGTAGATATTATCGCCTGA